Proteins co-encoded in one Haloarcula sp. DT43 genomic window:
- a CDS encoding PPOX class F420-dependent oxidoreductase, translated as MPSIPEAFHDLFEKATIAHVTTMTPDGKPHATPVWVDYDSEADRLLINTERGRQKARNVDADPSVAVSMTDPENPYRFLSVTGEVETVTTEGAREHIDALAKRYMGETEYPNPIQTERIILRIRADEVRTGG; from the coding sequence GTGCCATCGATACCCGAGGCGTTCCACGACCTGTTCGAGAAAGCCACCATCGCACACGTGACGACGATGACGCCGGACGGGAAGCCACACGCCACGCCGGTCTGGGTCGATTACGACAGCGAGGCCGACCGGCTGTTGATAAACACCGAGCGCGGCCGGCAGAAGGCGCGCAACGTCGACGCCGACCCGAGCGTCGCGGTGAGCATGACGGACCCGGAGAACCCGTATCGGTTCCTCTCCGTCACGGGCGAGGTCGAGACGGTGACCACGGAGGGCGCGCGCGAACACATCGACGCGCTGGCGAAGCGATACATGGGCGAAACCGAGTACCCGAACCCGATTCAGACAGAGCGGATCATCCTCCGAATCAGGGCCGACGAGGTCCGGACCGGCGGCTGA